The Nomia melanderi isolate GNS246 chromosome 7, iyNomMela1, whole genome shotgun sequence genome includes a window with the following:
- the LOC116424934 gene encoding L-lactate dehydrogenase isoform X1 produces the protein MLTRLCGKVVSLSTRCKLRSDLLRKNNLKIMAPLKEKLLSTVIEPVPVGRNKITIVGVGQVGMACAFSILTNNVSSDVVLVDVMADKLKGEMMDLQHGSAFLKNAKINASTDYASTANSSLCIVTAGARQREGETRLDLVQRNTDIFKGIIPQLVKYSPNTILLIVSNPVDILTYVAWKLSGLPKNRVIGSGTNLDSARFRFLLSQKLNVAPTSCHGWIIGEHGDTSVPVWSGVNVAGVRLRDLNEDVGTDKDTEKWSDLHKQVVDSAYEVIKLKGYTSWAIGLSVSHLASAILRNSNQVHAVSTLVTGFHGVDEEVFLSLPCALGEGGVTCIVQQKLTENELSLLHKSAKTMHEVQKDLKF, from the exons AATAATGGCACCATTGAAGGAGAAACTGTTGAGCACGGTGATAGAACCGGTCCCAGTCGGCAGGAACAAGATCACCATAGTCGGTGTTGGCCAGGTCGGAATGGCGTGCGCCTTCAGCATCCTGACGAAC AACGTTTCTAGCGACGTGGTTCTCGTCGATGTTATGGCGGACAAGCTAAAAGGGGAGATGATGGATTTACAGCACGGCAGCGCGTTCTTGAAAAACGCGAAAATTAATGCCAGCACCGATTACGCCAGCACCGCGAACTCTAGCCTTTGCATAGTGACAGCCGGCGCTCGACAGAGGGAAGGTGAAACTAGGCTGGACCTGGTTCAACGGAACACAGACATCTTTAAAGGCATCATTCCGCAGCTGGTCAAATATAGCCCGAACACGATCCTCTTGATCGTCTCGAACCCGGTGGACATTCTGACTTACGTTGCATGGAAGCTATCCGGGCTGCCGAAGAACCGCGTAATCGGGAGCGGAACGAATCTCGATTCCGCCAGGTTCCGGTTCCTTTTGTCGCAGAAATTAAACGTCGCGCCTACATCCTGCCACGGCTGGATTATCGGGGAGCACGGCGACACGAGCG TACCGGTATGGTCGGGAGTGAACGTAGCCGGTGTGAGGTTGCGTGATCTGAACGAGGACGTCGGTACCGACAAGGACACCGAGAAATGGAGCGATTTGCATAAGCAAGTGGTCGACAGTGCGTACGAAGTGATCAAACTGAAAGGGTACACGTCGTGGGCTATCGGACTTAGCGTTTCGCACCTCGCCTCGGCCATACTGCGAAACTCGAACCAAGTTCACGCGGTGTCCACGTTAGTTACC gGGTTCCACGGAGTCGACGAAGAAGTGTTCCTGTCTTTACCGTGCGCTTTGGGAGAAGGAGGAGTGACTTGCATAGTGCAACAAAAGTTGACGGAGAACGAGCTCAGTCTTTTGCACAAATCGGCGAAGACGATGCACGAAGTTCAGAAAGACTTAAAATTCTAG
- the LOC116424934 gene encoding L-lactate dehydrogenase isoform X2 — MAPLKEKLLSTVIEPVPVGRNKITIVGVGQVGMACAFSILTNNVSSDVVLVDVMADKLKGEMMDLQHGSAFLKNAKINASTDYASTANSSLCIVTAGARQREGETRLDLVQRNTDIFKGIIPQLVKYSPNTILLIVSNPVDILTYVAWKLSGLPKNRVIGSGTNLDSARFRFLLSQKLNVAPTSCHGWIIGEHGDTSVPVWSGVNVAGVRLRDLNEDVGTDKDTEKWSDLHKQVVDSAYEVIKLKGYTSWAIGLSVSHLASAILRNSNQVHAVSTLVTGFHGVDEEVFLSLPCALGEGGVTCIVQQKLTENELSLLHKSAKTMHEVQKDLKF, encoded by the exons ATGGCACCATTGAAGGAGAAACTGTTGAGCACGGTGATAGAACCGGTCCCAGTCGGCAGGAACAAGATCACCATAGTCGGTGTTGGCCAGGTCGGAATGGCGTGCGCCTTCAGCATCCTGACGAAC AACGTTTCTAGCGACGTGGTTCTCGTCGATGTTATGGCGGACAAGCTAAAAGGGGAGATGATGGATTTACAGCACGGCAGCGCGTTCTTGAAAAACGCGAAAATTAATGCCAGCACCGATTACGCCAGCACCGCGAACTCTAGCCTTTGCATAGTGACAGCCGGCGCTCGACAGAGGGAAGGTGAAACTAGGCTGGACCTGGTTCAACGGAACACAGACATCTTTAAAGGCATCATTCCGCAGCTGGTCAAATATAGCCCGAACACGATCCTCTTGATCGTCTCGAACCCGGTGGACATTCTGACTTACGTTGCATGGAAGCTATCCGGGCTGCCGAAGAACCGCGTAATCGGGAGCGGAACGAATCTCGATTCCGCCAGGTTCCGGTTCCTTTTGTCGCAGAAATTAAACGTCGCGCCTACATCCTGCCACGGCTGGATTATCGGGGAGCACGGCGACACGAGCG TACCGGTATGGTCGGGAGTGAACGTAGCCGGTGTGAGGTTGCGTGATCTGAACGAGGACGTCGGTACCGACAAGGACACCGAGAAATGGAGCGATTTGCATAAGCAAGTGGTCGACAGTGCGTACGAAGTGATCAAACTGAAAGGGTACACGTCGTGGGCTATCGGACTTAGCGTTTCGCACCTCGCCTCGGCCATACTGCGAAACTCGAACCAAGTTCACGCGGTGTCCACGTTAGTTACC gGGTTCCACGGAGTCGACGAAGAAGTGTTCCTGTCTTTACCGTGCGCTTTGGGAGAAGGAGGAGTGACTTGCATAGTGCAACAAAAGTTGACGGAGAACGAGCTCAGTCTTTTGCACAAATCGGCGAAGACGATGCACGAAGTTCAGAAAGACTTAAAATTCTAG
- the LOC116424944 gene encoding L-lactate dehydrogenase: MILFPRILSTRFHPRCIVCTVCQISRRSFHRKLPRQALPPTILSEVFAGIKTKKIVAADFGKDATAGSDLQRAVSFEPLCLKEELLCKVTDPVRDCCHKVSIVGSGMVGVAIANAILFQRISSHVAMVDAFPKKLEGEGMDYCHGSVFLGDPRIEFDTDFCITSNSKVIILAAGVRQVKGESRLDLVQRNSEILKNIVPTLASYSPHAVFLIVSNPVDILSWVTWKVSGLPVNRVIGSGTHLDSARFRYLIADRIGMAPSSVHAQIIGEHGDSQVPLWSGVNVAGVQFRDILPNIGLETDDERWFEVAKEVIRLGPTVRCLKGYTNTAIGLSVADIVNAILSNSQRVMPVSTLIQGHHEICQEVFLSLPCAIGESGITNIIRMRITETEKKLFQASANMVYNVQKDVKTS, translated from the exons ATGATTTTATTCCCGCGGATATTGTCGACTAGGTTCCATCCGCGATGCATCGTATGCACTGTGTGTCAAATATCGAGGCGAAGCTTTCACAGGAAGCTTCCTCGTCAAGCTTTACCCCCAACAATATTGTCCGAGGTGTTCGCCGGTATCAAGACCAAGAAAATCGTGGCCGCTGACTTTGGCAAAGATGCCACTGCCGGATCTGATTTACAGAGAGCGGTCAGTTTCGA ACCTCTGTGCTTAAAAGAAGAACTACTATGCAAAGTGACCGACCCAGTCAGGGACTGCTGTCACAAAGTGTCGATCGTAGGATCTGGTATGGTCGGCGTAGCGATCGCGAACGCGATTCTATTCCAG AGGATCTCTTCGCACGTCGCCATGGTCGATGCTTTCCCGAAGAAACTAGAAGGAGAAGGAATGGACTATTGCCATGGATCGGTGTTTCTCGGGGATCCGCGCATCGAGTTCGATACAG ATTTCTGCATCACGAGCAATTCGAAGGTGATTATATTAGCGGCGGGCGTGCGTCAGGTAAAAGGGGAATCCCGTTTAGACTTGGTGCAACGAAATTCGGAGATACTGAAAAACATAGTGCCGACATTGGCGAGCTACAGCCCGCACGCGGTGTTCCTGATTGTTTCGAATCCAG TTGACATTTTGTCGTGGGTAACGTGGAAAGTGAGCGGGTTACCGGTCAATCGAGTTATCGGAAGTGGAACTCATCTCGATTCAGCGAGGTTTCGTTACCTGATCGCCGATCGCATCGGAATGGCCCCGAGCTCGGTGCACGCGCAGATCATCGGCGAGCACGGCGACAGTCAGG TTCCACTCTGGTCCGGAGTGAATGTCGCGGGAGTGCAGTTTCGCGATATACTGCCGAATATCGGCCTCGAAACCGACGACGAGAGGTGGTTCGAAGTTGCTAAGGAAGTCATTAGATT AGGTCCTACTGTAAGGTGTCTGAAGGGGTACACGAACACGGCTATCGGTCTTTCGGTTGCAGACATCGTTAACGCTATATTGAGCAACTCGCAGAGAGTTATGCCTGTGTCGACCTTGATCCAA GGTCACCACGAAATCTGTCAAGAAGTATTTCTATCACTGCCATGCGCCATCGGCGAGAGCGGTATCACGAATATCATACGAATGCGAATTACAGAGACCGAGAAGAAGTTGTTCCAGGCATCGGCGAACATGGTGTATAACGTACAGAAAGACGTAAAAACTTCGTGA